The Drosophila sulfurigaster albostrigata strain 15112-1811.04 chromosome 3, ASM2355843v2, whole genome shotgun sequence genomic sequence GCAATTGACTGGCTGCTCACAAACGAGCACTCACATATGGGCGaatgaatgtgagtgtgtgtgttagtgagTGTTGgagtactatatacatatatatatgtgtgtgtgtgtctctgttgtgtgtgtagtcGAAATTAGCACAAGCAGACAAGCACCGTTAGGTATAGGAATAGTGGCAAGAATGTGAATTGGCTTCAGCTTCGACCAAGCAGAGCTTAAAGATGACGCATGTTGCAATACGCGAGTAAGTACTACAAACGGAAGTACGTCTCGTTTCTGTTTGCCACATTCAGTTTCCATTTCAGCTTCTAAACagaatcaaatgcaaattcaaattgaaattcattacGCAAACATTGCTAATCTCTGAAGCTCTGATGCTACAAACTTGGCTAAATGCTTCACGGCGTGGCAGAATGCTTCACACTTGGCTGCATGGCTTTAGCACCATTCTCTACACtctgaacaacaacaacagagcagaCAAACGGCTAGAtggaataaaacaaaaacaaaaaataacttcAGGAAGTGCTCGTGATCTAAAGAGGAGAACGAGACATCCCAAGACAAAGTCGCCACATCAAATTCTCGGCAATTTCAGGCTGCAGCGAAGCGTGAATCTGTTGTATGCATAATGAGGCAATGGCAACTGGCCCACAgtacacttacacacactctcttgctcacacacacacacacacactccgtCTGAGCTCGCTAATATGGCTTCTTGGGCATTAGCATCAACAGCATTGTCAGCGTTGTGATTCCATTTAGAAGCGAGTTTGTTGCcaaagtcttttgttttttctcattttttttgcaagaAAATTTTCCTAATGCCCCTTATTACAGACTTGTAACGATTTCCTTGGCGCTGAATTTAATCACATATTCATTAAGACTGCATTAAATAGCCGAGAAATGCGAAAGGCGGAAGAAGAGCAGCTTATTACGTTGTTACTTAGAAAGCAACTTCTATTTATGTTATGTGAGTAATAAAGcataacatacatactatatatttatgtagttttGAATATTGCATATTTGACTGCAGTCGTCgaaaataattcttaaataaagtAACTAATAGAATTGATTgccataattaaaatgttgaagtctagtaattaattaaaatagttgaagaattaaaaataatgaagtcttataaatagaaaataagtatgtatttttatgttttgtaaaaaactaaacaagttttagataaacaaatcaattatatCTCGATTATAGATGTTGTTTCTCAACAGCCGAAGTTTAAATTTTCGCTCTTTATGtgtttcatttatattttaattcaccTTTTTTCGACccacaattttatattattttctgctttttttgtcatttatttGATGTATGTTGTTTGCTTCTCAGGATGATGGCAGCATTGAGTTCTTCAACACAATTGTGCTGCAGCCGCATCTGAAGCTGATCACGGATCTGGGACGCGGTTACCATGTGCGTTGTGCCTACAAGAGTCGCGATGCGGCTGTCAAGCCCAAGAAGAAGCATCTGCGCAAGCATGCACAGAAACCGCAGGCGTTCCGCAGCGACGAACATGATCGACGTGACTATGGCAGATCGTTGGATAAACAAGTTTTGGGCGATGATGATCAGCTGTTTGAAGAGGATGCCTACGATGTGGATGCCCAAGATAATGATGAGAGCGAAGTAACGAACAACGAAATACCCATGCCCAATTGCCATATGAAGATCTACAACGATGAGCACAAGATTGCGAATGATGTCAAGATCGGAGATCCTCTGACCATTGTCATTAGCATCGATCAACAGAAGCTCTATGGTCTGCACGTCACGGACTGCATCGTGCACGATGGCTTGGATTGGGGTGTGCAACGACTGGTGGGCGAAGATGGGTAAGTTACCTAATTTTGCTAGCTAACTCTAGACTATTGTTCAACCCGATcattaaatcaatttgcagCTGTCCCATGGACAACGAGATCATGGGTCAGTTCAACTACACCGAGAATCGTCTGGCGGCCAATGTGACCTTCCCGGCACACAAGTTTCCTTACACCACATCCGTCTACTACGAGTGCAATGTGCGTCTCTGCGCTCTAGAGGATCCTGCCTGCCAGGAGGCGCCCGTTTGCAATGGCAAGCGACCCAAGCGTCAGGCAGCCGATGGAAAGGACGATGAGGCCCTGCCCGCCACCATTGAAGTCTTCTCCGGTCTGTTTGTGAATGAGAACGAGAATGCCAACGACAGCGATGAGGTATACAAAGAGAAGGTAAGGTTGAAATGCAGAAGTAACAGAGAAAATACATTCTGAGagcattaaatcaaatattgaatCAAAGTTAAAAAAGAGCACAAATGGTTTAGTCAAGTTCAGAAAAATTCTAGATTTAAGTATGAAATTCTAAATTCTCAATTCTTATACTTGTTTTAAGAACGTCAGTTATTCTCTCTGTGAACTTTGACGTTGACTTATTTTACAAACTCTTTCGCTTTCCCTTGCAGACTCAGGAGGATGCACTGTGCGTCTCGCAGCGCACGTTTGCCAtagccattgccattgctggaCTCATTCTGATGCTGGCCGTGGTCGCTGCCGTGCTGTGCATTATGGCGCGTCGCAGCACCAAGACGGTATCCAACTCGGGCAGCTCTATCTACAGCGGTCCGTACACAACTACCGCCTTTTCGCACAGCAGTTAAATCGTGTGCGCcaagagaaaaaaacacaaaattgagcaaattcaaaatttcaaagcaaaaaaaccaacttttccaaaatgcaacaaacacTCAAAGTGTTTAAAAATCCATTAAACGTACACCAGAATGAGGATACTCGCGCAACTGTGGAAGCGGAAGTGGATGTGAAAGCCGAAGCCGATGCGGATGCCAACTGCGGTAGTCAATTTGTCAAAAATGTCGCTTGACAAACGAATGTTTTTTAAGGGAGCAGTTTAGTCTATAAGGTCACAATAGCTGTGCAGCGGCAACTGTCtaagtttagtatttttatgattaGTATTTTAACGAAATTTGAAATGCCCTCCCTTCCCTCCCCGTTCCCATTGTGCAGAGATTACCGCGCAATTGCTCGTTGGCTATTGCCCGCTAATGTCGCAGAGTTGTCCAGTGCTGCCCATAGCAGCAGTCCAGCATGCGCCATGGCGTTGCCAGATCACCTGCAACTCTGTTTCGCACTTCAGTGTTTTGGTGTAGGACTTCCTTCTCGATCTTGACGCCGTCTCTCGACTCGTTTCGTTCTCGTAGTGCAGTCATTAAatacttatacttattattaactattacttggtaatttaaatgcaacttAACTCGACACTAACAACGAATGCAGCAGCCGACGCTCAGgtgatatttgtatttgtattctaatatttataaaaacttatttagTAAATCAattatacaacaaacaaacacctGCCACACTTTTGTTCTTAGTTGAATTTCCTGTACAATTTGTTTCttgtcattttatttaactacAACTATTTTGCACTACAATATTTAATGCTATCTATTAAGCAGGGCAGCCCATTTTCAGCACAATcaacataataattattatgctGTATCTAACTTGTATTAATTCTCAAAGTAAGCTTAAAACGCCTTTGCACAGCTTCATTTGAGCATTGAACGATTTCATCTAACGCTCGCCTGGAGCTGTGCAATgcgaatttgaaataaatacacaaaacaatatactatttaaacaatgcatatataaaaacaacagcTCTAGTTAAGTGTAAGctaaaattaatcaaaataaaatgaaaaataaaatttaccaatttgaatattgttttGATGGGCAGCACTGGCAAAACGTAATTAATAAGCAACGGTCAAGTGTgttcgactatgagataccagCTAATCATCTCTTTCCTGTTACAATTGTTTTCGCCTACCATTAAGTTATCAGAGTCTATCCTATTCAATGCCTAGCGAGTATAACAAGTTCTTTGACAGTTGCCTAACTGTTGTCATTGCGTTGCAATCACTTTAATAGCTGTAATCCTCTTCAATCGCTCAGAATGCGACAATTTAATTGCCACTCACAAATTGCAGTTTATAAATACTATGAATATAATAGTTAGAAGAGCAGATGTAACTCTTAGCCATGTGGAAACTGTTACTACTAGTGCAAGTTGTATCTGTGTCAACATACAGAACGCTGCGTTGTCCAGCGGCTGCCAAAGATCAACCACAATTTCATCTGGTGCGTGAATGTCAGCGAGCCAACACAGATGATGCACTTGCTCTTGAAAATACGCCAACGCTAAAGGAATGTGTGGAGTTGGCACGCGAGTTCCGAGGTTTAGCATTGAACTACGCGCCACTCGAACGGAGACGACATATATATCCTGATGCTGCTCCTAAAAAGAAGCAGGATGCACGTCAACGCTTAAGTGTTTTTGAGCAGCCGGGAGAGTTTTTTAACTGTCATGTACTGCAGTGTCCACAAAACACAAGTTTTTCGGGAATGGTGAACGACAGTCGCTTCGACTACTATAGTCTCTATGGCAGACCAACAGGTTTGAAGACATTTGGCATACAATAAGTGTATTAAACGCAGTTCTTTAATAGCTCTAAACAACATCAGTTGCATACCGGAAGTGGGTCTATTTGTGATCTACACCAGGCACACCAATTACACAGATGCTTCTTTGAGTTGCCGCAATGCCAGTGAATTCAGCGGCAGCCTGGCTCACATTGCCTCCCAGAAACGCACAGAAGAGCTGGCCAAATGGCTGCGAGATTACAATAGTCAGCGAGCGAACTCTGCCATCTTTTTGGCTTATGTGGGCTTGCAGTACAATAGCAGCGTATCGTTAAGAGCAATGGATTATCGCAATGCGCAGCAGGAAAGCCTGTTGTGCTTCCTCTTCAGCGCCTGGCATGCTGGTCATCCGCGCTTAGGGTAAGTTACTGTGTTTTAACTACTCCTTGACTACTCCCTTGTAGTGCTTCCCAGGCCAATGCCAGCTGCGTGGCGCTAACTCCGCAGGCTACTTGGCAAACGACGTCGAGTTGTGATCATGAGTTGCCTTTCATCTGCGAAATCTTCACTGCCACCAATACCACACAACTGGACACAGGAGAAAATGCAGCGACCGAAGCGTGTGTGGTGAATTGATTGAAGCAGTGTGTGAGGGGGTTAAGTGCAGCACAGTTATTCGCAGACGTTTTATTAAAACTGACAAGAATAATCAATTAGTATtatagttttgttgttgtttaatgtATGTTTGCAACTCTCTCTCCCGTTTACCGAATGGCTGCCGAAAGTTGTCATAACAAATATGTGTTGAAGAGCTCGTCGAACGAGCTGATCGTTTAGTGGTACTTGTAGTTCCTGTGGTGCTTCAACTTGGTGTAGTTGATCAAGTAGAAGAACGTCATGCTGGCGACGGTGATCTGGAAAAAGGGTGCAATGCCAGCACGCTTGGGGAACACATACTTGTGCTGCCAGCGCCACCAGGCACGGCTAATGGCGCCACCAATGGCATTTGGGGTCTTGTTGCGGCGGCTAAACCAGGCGCCCAGTTCACCCAATTTCACTTGACCGAAGGGCACATCAGCTGCAAGGaagcaatacaaaaaacaaattgaaaaaaataacattacaTAAAGTGCCAAGAAATCGTTTAATACCGCAAGAAGTATCGTGCGGCGAAAATTAcgtaattttgcaaattttgcttACCCTTTCCGTAGTAGCGGGCTGGATCGTAAGGTCCATGCACCTTTGGGTTATACTCAGCTGGATAGTCTCCGAAAGCCATCTCgctgttgtgtgtgtaataaaatttatatatttttctcaatCAATTGGTTTTCCTCGCCTGCTACTTACTTTGCTCGATACTAAGTATGAGAACTTCGGGGCATCGATACTGCTCAAGGCAAATGTGTGCACGAGTGGCTGTGggatgaatattaaaatatactaaaatataaccAAATAATAGGAACGGTAACTCTGACCACAACccgaaacattttttaaatttattataataaaccctaaattaaatatttttacccCTTTTAATTACcataaactaatttttttattttattatctgcTATGTAATTGACTTTCCTGTATTTGGTACCAGTAATTTGCCGGATATGGCCACACTATAGTgtaaaaaaatatcgaaattcGCTGTCGATACAATGTAAAGCTGCCACTTGTGTTGCATATGAAAAGAGTGGCAACGTCAACGCAAAGTATATACAGAAATCAAATAAGAATTTTTTGCAAATCGGAATCGCGCTTAAATAACGATAATAATATTCTAAataacagacaaacaaacaaattattggAAAAATGAAACTGGAAGAGCTGCTAACAAAGGGTGCACCATCGCCGCAGgaagatgacgacgatgatgaaaAGGCGGAGTcgaaaacaaaagccacaaaTGCCTCCGATGAGGGGGTGGAGAACGCTGAAGATGCTGCGGACGAGTCGGCTGAAAAAGAAAGTGCGACTGGCAAGAAAAAAGGCACACGCAAAAAACGCTCACTCAATTGGGAAGAGGCCGAACGTGGTCTGTTATTGGAGGTGATTAAAACAAAAGTGGCATTTGTAGAAAATCGCAGTGTCGATGCCAAAAGCATCAAGGCCAAACGATTGGCCTGGTCCCAAATCACCAAACAGTAAGTAAAGCCATGCAATTATTAGGTGAACGACCGTCCAATTCAtccaacaaatataattttgcagATTCAATGCGCTGAACTTTCGACATCGGTTACTCGAACAAATCCAGGTGCAATGGCGCAGCATGAAGAACTCCGCCAAACGTGAGTATCAACAAAAGCATCCCAAGTCGGATGTGCTCGAGGGCATGCGCATGATCGAGTTCATGGAAGAACTGCAAAAGGATCCGGTCTCATCGCGCAGTCAAACGCGCAGCAGCGGCACCAATGGTGCTGTCAATGTGCCGCTAAAGAAGGAGCTGCTCGAAATGGACGAAGATGAGGATATGCCGTTAGCTGCGCTACCCAACTCGACAAATGCCAGCGAGGATACGCTGCAAACATCCACCATAGCCATACCCTCACCACCACCATCGACCGCAGGCGGAGACTCACAGCAGGAGAGCGCACAGCCTCAATCAGCGCCCAATCGACGCAAACGGGCCAAAGGTAAACCGTTGCTACAGCACAAGGATGACACTGACGGTGCCGCTGGCTCCGCCGACAACGAAAAGACTTCGCCCACACGCAAACGAAGACAGCGCAATGTGAGTTCTATAATTTAACCTATACAATAAGACAACATTTATTGTCCACTTTCCTTCCGCAGCATTCACAGGCACAATCAGTGCTCTCGGAAGACTTTAATACTGAAACGTCACCCGTCAATGCCAGTGCCGCTGCAGTTGGGCCATTCACGCCCACAGCTGGTCCCAACGAGACAATTAGCAGCCTGGACATGGAGGAGAAATACAAGCAGCAACTTTTCAAGCTGCTGAAGCAAGCGCGTCTGGCCGAGATTGATTATGCAAGGCGTGAGCATGAGCAGAAGCTACGCTTCGAGCAAATGGAGCAAGAACTCAAAATGTCGTACTACCGTCAAGAACAGGACCTCAAGCTGCGTCAAATGCGCGAGGAGCACGACATGCGACTGCGTCAGCAACGGCGTGAGCACGAAGCACGTATTAGTGTCTACAATTCAAGCAACTGCTGCTTGAACGGCACAGCTGGCGGAGAAGTGACAGGACAGGAGTCGGCGGCACAGGGAGCAATGCGTTGCAATGCCAAAACAGATTACAATAATGTGCACTTGGACAGTgtcgttgcagctgcagcgcagccatcgtcatcgtcgaaTAGCAGCAGCACGGACGCCGTGCATGCGTTGAATGCCAATTCATTGGTCTACAACTAGTTGtagacaacacaacacaaacatcACACACGACTCAGAACAGACTACACACTCTCCATCACACTCACAACATGATAAGCATTGCCAGCATTTAGTGGAAACTGtaaacttaaacaaaaatggaAGCAAAACTCTTAGCTTGAAATGCGTTTAGCAAAATGTAGCCGACTCTCAACTGTCTCTCAAAAAGACACTCAGACTAATCAAGTTGcatacaaatatgaatatgattaCAGTTCATGTTTCGCTAAGCTGCCCTGacatttacattacattatcTCTAATTCAGCAACTTCACTTTTTAGATccttcacattcacattcaaagTTGAtcattattacaatttatgttaactgcatttttaaatgcagtCAAGGCAGCTAAGCAAATTGTGctgtataaaaaacaaaaagaaaacaaacaaaaaaatgaatacgaatacgatTAAGATTATAAtatgaatacgaatacaaaatACTCACGTTGCCACACGCTGGCGGCGGCAACGTACGCTCAGCCATGACACAAACTGATGGACTGTTATTATTGTGCATGCcacattcactcactcacacacaaacagacaggCAAAGGACACAGACATCCAAAcaaaacactcacactcacaaacatacacattGCATTTTCcaatattagtattattatatttgtatccTGGTATCTGTTAAGTGAACAAATTGCTCTACAAAATCTCTATCGACTTTCGAATACTCAAACTGCAACTGAGTCactcaaaaaacaaaacactcaTAGCAGCATTAAGTTATTCACATCATTCATCCCAAACAACAAACGTCAGAcagtattcaatttttgtcacggtattaaaagaacaacaaaaaacaacacagtttgttttttgtggtcaaccattcattcatttagcTATGTTAAGTTTATcgttttgagttttttttttaaatatatattatacacaagattgtattatgtataattttattatatacataaactATACCATAAATGTACATCTATGTAGTTGTATTCTGTGTATGATTGTTTCATACGcgtataaaaacaaacttttataATTGTCGTACGTCGATAAGTTACGTTTTTTGTAAGCTGTACGATTTGTCTTTTAAGCAAGGTACATTGgtaagtatatgtatacaaaacGTATATACCCCGTATATACCCTGTTCGCCGTACCATTTGTGTTGTATAGCGCTGTAATATCCTGTAACTTTGCTTTAgcttactaaaaataataatataattcgAGCAAAGgaaacattaaataattagataaagaaaatgcatttccaaccaactttgttttattttccttgGAGAATTTTTTCGATCCAAGTACTTCTGAAGTTTCTAgcattgaaattttgtaaGCATTGTTCTACTTTAGTTTAGTTTGGGATACGTAATAGAAATAGCattatatagtttttaaaatctttAGGGCTATAGGAATAACTAGatagttttcaaatttttttaggGTTACgttacaatttattatatttgggAGAATTTTTGTGATAAAGCtgttttaaaaagtgaaaagttctTTAATATAGTTTTCTATTGTTGATTTGAGAGAAAGTTAAGCTTGGAATCAGCATCATGAAGGATCTAGATCTGACCCTTGACTATATGGAAAATGCTCGCTTCAATTATGTGTATGGAACAGCAGTTGCGCGCATGGAAGCCTCGATCTTTTCAACACTCGAGAAGCTCTGCATTTCGATGATCTATCACAAGTTTGTACTACGCGAGGGACCTCGAACGAGATATATGACTGTGCAACAATTAAGCGGTTTCATTCGCATGATGTTCAAGATAACAGATCCTCGGATTAATCATCGTATTGTGAAAACTATTAGCGACGATCCGAACTGTGTGGATCCAAAGTTTCATCCAGATCGTCATTGCACTCTGAACAGTTTTATAAAGATGCTCGCCATCTACTTCTCTAACGATCTCGATAGGCGCATGCGATTTGTTTTTAGCGTAAGTAAATCCTCCATTGATGCACACAAATTTTAACATGGTTTTCGATCAGGTCTATGATGAAGATGGATACGGTTTCATGAACCGTGAGACTGTGATGCGCTATATAGACGCATTTTTCACAGGCGACGATGAGGACGAGATTTTTGAAATGCGAgctgtaaaatatatacttttgcattctttttgtTCATtgattatagtttttttttcacagGATATGCTTGAGTTGCTATTTCAAAAATTCGATAAGGACAAGGACCTGCTCATCTCGTTCGAAGAGTATTGTGACACTGTGCGCAAACAACCGGAACTATTAGAGTTCCTAGGCACAGTATTTCCATCCAAAAATGATCTTGATGTCGTTGGGCTGTGCTGCAATTTGCACACACATTAAAATCCAATTGATTGTAGAATTGTGGAAAAGCGTTATATAAGTAATAGTAGAAAATAAGACTAGTGgggatttttaaatattagatatgtatgtacatatatattttcaaaataaataaaatggaaagaaGCCTGGAAATCTGTTACGTTTTCATGTCATTttataaagcaaatttaataatcaattttaaatttatttttaattatttgttattaaaattttttaaattaactattcgataaaaatatctatatactatgtataatATTTCAGATTTATCTTATTTTACCTAAAACTTCattcttttacaatttttttttaatatttacttgtGCAATTTTCTACATGAAGCAGACAAAGATTTGAATTGTAGAAAATGATAattctaaaaaataatattgtttcaGCAATGAACTAGTTACATTT encodes the following:
- the LOC133841063 gene encoding uncharacterized protein LOC133841063 — translated: MKSSTQILCTALHIITIATLTTHGAQIPTSAKDAQTSLNDAIAAAEAEALATGQQGTPPGRQPSIEPSVRVKCLSGSMLISIKDAPTNQETGLFSGMIYPKGLSKNSTCLSEYRDHSGTLRYKLPLRSCNTMPKETDDGSIEFFNTIVLQPHLKLITDLGRGYHVRCAYKSRDAAVKPKKKHLRKHAQKPQAFRSDEHDRRDYGRSLDKQVLGDDDQLFEEDAYDVDAQDNDESEVTNNEIPMPNCHMKIYNDEHKIANDVKIGDPLTIVISIDQQKLYGLHVTDCIVHDGLDWGVQRLVGEDGCPMDNEIMGQFNYTENRLAANVTFPAHKFPYTTSVYYECNVRLCALEDPACQEAPVCNGKRPKRQAADGKDDEALPATIEVFSGLFVNENENANDSDEVYKEKTQEDALCVSQRTFAIAIAIAGLILMLAVVAAVLCIMARRSTKTVSNSGSSIYSGPYTTTAFSHSS
- the LOC133841067 gene encoding uncharacterized protein LOC133841067; the encoded protein is MWKLLLLVQVVSVSTYRTLRCPAAAKDQPQFHLVRECQRANTDDALALENTPTLKECVELAREFRGLALNYAPLERRRHIYPDAAPKKKQDARQRLSVFEQPGEFFNCHVLQCPQNTSFSGMVNDSRFDYYSLYGRPTALNNISCIPEVGLFVIYTRHTNYTDASLSCRNASEFSGSLAHIASQKRTEELAKWLRDYNSQRANSAIFLAYVGLQYNSSVSLRAMDYRNAQQESLLCFLFSAWHAGHPRLGASQANASCVALTPQATWQTTSSCDHELPFICEIFTATNTTQLDTGENAATEACVVN
- the LOC133841072 gene encoding putative ATP synthase subunit f, mitochondrial, which produces MAFGDYPAEYNPKVHGPYDPARYYGKADVPFGQVKLGELGAWFSRRNKTPNAIGGAISRAWWRWQHKYVFPKRAGIAPFFQITVASMTFFYLINYTKLKHHRNYKYH
- the LOC133841062 gene encoding uncharacterized protein LOC133841062 — translated: MKLEELLTKGAPSPQEDDDDDEKAESKTKATNASDEGVENAEDAADESAEKESATGKKKGTRKKRSLNWEEAERGLLLEVIKTKVAFVENRSVDAKSIKAKRLAWSQITKQFNALNFRHRLLEQIQVQWRSMKNSAKREYQQKHPKSDVLEGMRMIEFMEELQKDPVSSRSQTRSSGTNGAVNVPLKKELLEMDEDEDMPLAALPNSTNASEDTLQTSTIAIPSPPPSTAGGDSQQESAQPQSAPNRRKRAKGKPLLQHKDDTDGAAGSADNEKTSPTRKRRQRNHSQAQSVLSEDFNTETSPVNASAAAVGPFTPTAGPNETISSLDMEEKYKQQLFKLLKQARLAEIDYARREHEQKLRFEQMEQELKMSYYRQEQDLKLRQMREEHDMRLRQQRREHEARISVYNSSNCCLNGTAGGEVTGQESAAQGAMRCNAKTDYNNVHLDSVVAAAAQPSSSSNSSSTDAVHALNANSLVYN
- the LOC133841069 gene encoding calaxin-like; its protein translation is MKDLDLTLDYMENARFNYVYGTAVARMEASIFSTLEKLCISMIYHKFVLREGPRTRYMTVQQLSGFIRMMFKITDPRINHRIVKTISDDPNCVDPKFHPDRHCTLNSFIKMLAIYFSNDLDRRMRFVFSVYDEDGYGFMNRETVMRYIDAFFTGDDEDEIFEMRADMLELLFQKFDKDKDLLISFEEYCDTVRKQPELLEFLGTVFPSKNDLDVVGLCCNLHTH